Below is a window of Humulus lupulus chromosome 2, drHumLupu1.1, whole genome shotgun sequence DNA.
gtggTTTGTCGAGccctcttggatgtcttcgccattagattttcttacagttttttatcaatctctcaatgaaagcaccaaaatgttgaccctcgatttggccaacgacacagagtcaaatatacgacaagtaatgagatgacaattaagagtttaatctaatggtaaagaagaaaacaccaacgatttatagtggttcagccccaataaatggcaatgacctacgtccacttagtgttattattaatattgaatcccaatgccgtgatcaaagaactagggttcttgagtttcacaaaccttgggagaattacaatacgacgatggataatcgcactataggctctctctctcaatattcaggaaaaatatTCAAAGGTCCAatagtcccttccttgagctatttcatgcatatttataggctcaaggggggttacattggccattgggccttaactctccttaatatctatgtatcaaggtaataaagatgaaataataaatataattattacaagatcacaatcttataagggaataacccgaatcatacgaccagcttggtcgtacctaatagtcagtcttgatgaagcaatgtgtagctAGTCGATAACCAAACAGCACCGCCTTATTTCAATTATGCCacgtgtcatccacgtgtgagaaatacCTGCCACGTCATAAGCagtcgtttttgggtaaacaaagtATATTAAAAGTTATCGTGTAGTATATTTATTTACCAAAAAAAGACTTACTTGCTGACGTGGAAAAATAAGTACGCACGCAGGTTTCACGTTACTATTTAAGTGGTTACGTTcaggtcgaccatcgaccagaggtgAAGTTGCTCAATAGATCAAGAAGATGCTTAACCGTACGATAGAAGACGTGTTTCATATGCAACCAGGTTGGTCGTAGCATATCAGATatttctaaagatatttgatcctatttttatgtaaagattgtaatttctgttattatttaaatatgtttgtatcaaaatataTACACGGCCCATCGGCCCGTAAAGAGggccttgagcctataaataggactcgaGGGACTCTTTGGAGgggggaattttttttgtaatcaagagagagaaatatagtgtttttatccatgAAATTTGTACTCAcctccaagcttgtgaaactcgtgaaccctagttcactgatTGCAGGTTTTGGAGTTCTtctaaaataataagaacacgaagtGGATGTAAGTCATTACCATTAtttgaggctgaaccactataaactttgGTGTCGTTTATCTTCTTGGGTTTAATTGatcttatttctatcatttttattgactccatgtcgttgaccaaatcgatggtcaacattttagtgctttcattgagagttgaactcaaaactttcaagaagatcaaatggaaaAACCAACCAGGAGAGCGGGGCAAACCTCTGAGAATATGCCAAATTAACCTCCTCCATAAGGTGTAGCAGAAGATGAGACACATGTGGAGTTGGAAGAGGAGGATATGGATTTTAAAACCATGCGGACGACTTTGATtgtattgcaagaggaattagctaatttgagggctaatcaagagaaCGTAGCCGAGACAATGGTGTTGCAGCAAAAGGAGACTGATCGGCAgtgccaagaactgaatgagcggcaggctgacatggaccaccgacagagggatgccactgcAGCCTTAGAAGCGGCCATTCAATTGGCACGAGGACAGCCTATACCTGCCTCCCAACTGGATCAGCCACCCAACACTCACCATCAGCAAAATCCACATTCAGAGCATCCTCAGTATCACCATAttccaccacaaccaaggaatcCTCAAAGACCAGAGCGACCTCCTATTGCTTAACAGAAGAGGCCAGTCCAAGCTCCTTAGTAGCGACCACCCTCTCGCGCCTAGCAGCAAAGGAAGAATAGGGCCAAGCagcatcccagaagccctagacgccagacaACTGAGGAGAAAAACCCTCctagcaggggacaacgtccctcGGGAAGTAGAAGACAGATGGATTCAGGTTCTGCGGTCAgaggtcccccacgacatagtaatgttagaggacctaccgaccaatgcaAGCCTCCCCCTGTTTATCGAGACATACCAGCAGGGAGAGATGGATACAGTGCGAACAACAGGTCACACCCcataggtcacaatttagagatggccatgattataataaGGCGGATTCTGGCAGGAGGAGCACTGGTCGACAGCAGGAAGAGAGAGGTGAATGACAAAATCCTCCACCAATGGAGAACCGACCTATAAGCCAAaacactggggggcagcccaaacagcCCAATGTCTTCAACCGACTAGGTGTAAGCGAACAAAGGCGAAGGGATGAAGAcatgagggatgtactcaacaatCGAAgggaaaggcatgatgagtacttCCCCCCGACTCGGGCGCTCCAGCAATACCAGATGTTGTACATGCCCAAATAGATGCCTTAAATCAGGTCGTGCAGCAATTAGTTGGGAACAAGGCGTCCCATGTAGAATTTGATCGGAGGAAGGGCACCCCATTCATCCATAGAATTGATGTGGCAGAGActccaagcaaatttaagatgcccACTTTACCCAACTTTACAGGAGGAGAAGATCCTGTATCTCACgtaacaagtttgagatatagatggacatccaaaatgtgtcagatgatgctcgatGCAGGACTTTTCTTGCCACGTTATCCGAATCTGCTCAGGAGTGGTATTTCAAGTTCCCTCTTAatagcatagtttcctgggaaatgttcgtaaaggagttttacggacagttctatgctggtcaaATACACCCAacagaggccaatcagctggtcaaAATTCGGTAAAAGGAAGGAGAAACCCTAAAAGGGTATATCCAACGATTCATGCGAGCCACTGCTAGGGCCAAAActgttggagatgagggaaagatgatggcagtCACTACTGGAGTacgacgccattctcccctctggagtagtttACAAAAGAATGTAGTCAAGATCACTCAGTAATTCCTagatcgagcagacaagtatatcaagctcgaggaagctATCGCTAATGAGGGGAAGTCTCACGTGGACGACCAGGGCAAGAAGGAAgaccccaccaaagccgccaatggaaCTAGTAAACCCAACGACAACAACAAAAATAACGGAAAAAATGGGGGGAAAAGGGCGAACAACGAGCTAGCAACATCTGATATCAAGCGCCCCAAGAAAAATAaatacgagccaaggttcaccaattacactaccTTGGGCAATAGCCGAGCTAAATTATATCAGGCCAGTCACACCACTATTCCCTTTAGGTGGCCAGCACCGATTAGAAAAGATATCGCCAAAAGGGACACAACCGAGTTTtgttgttttcacaacgactatggccgtgaaaccaacgagtgtaaccagctcaaagacgagattgagtttgATATTAGACAAGGACAATTAAGGTGGTATGTATGAGCTGGTGGAGGTTCTCAACAGGAGGCTCGTGGAGGCAATGAGCAAGTGCCTGTACGCCAGCGCTCGCCTCCTTTACAGCCAACTCCGGTCGCTGatacattgttgaccatctgcgAAGGACCACAAATAGCAGGTGACAATGGTAAGGCAAGGGAAAGATTTGCCAGAACCCTAAATCATGATCAGGATATCAAAATGCTAAGGGtcaaggagcgaactcccaaaaaatcttgaacagaggaagagttgataACTTTCTCCGAGCTGGACGCTCAGCATGTTCGAGTTCCCCCTCAGATCCTCTAGTTGTAGATGTTCCGATCACTAACATGGTGGTAAAACGTGTTCTAGTGTATATAGGAAGCTCGATcaatattttgtataaatcttcacaAGAAATAATGAAATTATCAATGCAAGATTTAGAAcaatgcaaccaaaccatctatggtttttctggcgaagggctcgctcCAATAGGGTTgatcagactcccagtcacaaCAGGAGCTACACCtgcgaataggacattactcactactttcatagtagttgattgtccttctacaTATAATGCCGTGATTGGGAGACCTATACTCGTCGACCTGCGAGCCATAGCCTCAGTCTGGCAtttagccatgaagtttccaactgactTAAGAGTTGGGTGCatattgggaaaccagcgagaagcacgagaatgttacaattcctcgatcacaaaagcaaaaagAGGCAAATCGGGGGATAGAGCCAAAAGAAGATTGTTGGTAATAAATGAAACACATGCCCAaccaggtgaacaagtcaccaaataggatgttgcccaaagtgaggaaggtagctagatcctcgctttggggattttgaagaaaacattggacTCATGGAGGACCTTGAAGGGGTCCAACTAGAATagacagatccgaccagggttgtgaaagtcggtaaaaacttagaaacaacaatGAAACACAAgctagtggaatttttgaagaagcactaggaggtctttgcctggtcacataaatatatggttgggatagacccaacagtgatcagccatgtcttgaatgtagacaaaaactttccacctgtacaacaaaaataaggctgctcgacaaagatagatctaaggccttaaaagaagaagttgagaagctgaaAGAAAGTGGATTCATTAGGATAGCGTTTTAACCATCTTGGGTCTCAAAtctcgtactagttcccaagccaaatggcaagtggaggacgtgcgtagatttcacagaccttaataaagtctgtccgaaggattgtttcccatttccaagaattgaccagctggtcgatgctacatcaggacatgaaattTTATCGTTCACGGATGCTTACTTTGGTTATAaacaaattagtatgcatccacctgatgaagatcacactagctttcgaacagatacagGACTTTACaactataaagtaatgcccttcggtttgaaaaatgctggtgcgacttaccagcgactagttaaccataTTTTCAAAGAGCTTAACATGAAAATcgatgtcgatgatatgctggttaagtcgaaaaatgtcgaagaacacatcaaggacctacaagaatgcttcaacatcttgaacaaatatcagatgaagctgaaccctcttAAGTGTTCTTTTGGTGTTGGGTCAgcgaaatttttgggattcatagtaaactcacgaggaatcaaAGCTAATGCCGAAAAAATTCaggcactgatcgagatgcagtatcctgccaaaattaaagatgtccaaagcctaACCAGAAGAATTACGGCCCTGATTAGATTCATATCTAAATCAATGGACaaatgtgttccattttttaatctacttagaggcaacaaaaagtttgaatggacaaaagAGTGCAAACATGCCTTTCAAGCGCTAAAatcccacatgtcgcaaccaccaatcttgtccaaaccggtcgaaggagaaactttgttcatctacttagcAATCATAGAGTACGCTGTTATTGCTGTTTTGATCAGAGAAGAAGACAACATCCAAAAGGCAGTATACTATGTAAGTAAGAGGCTAATGGGAGCAGAATTACGATATCCGcccatagagaaattggcttattgcttgattctagcctctaggaagctgcgaccctactttcaggctcaccccaTCATAGTACTCACCAACCAGCCACTACGGCAAATCTTACAAAATgaaatgccccgaattctccgatgtggtttagtggcgggattagtaggccaggagggccatacttgtttaattaagccattaaatgatattatgcatgtatatgtgaattatattataatatgatgttaaatgcatgcatgtgggtccacattttaattacaggggtgtgatggtaatttagcccattgagggcataactgtatatttgtatgcatgtcggtgatatatgttgagaccacatcataatgtgggtttgttcgagccattcggcatgagacaatcttggaATGTTGATTAGtggtctagtcacaacaggtttaagatcggggctcgggttgagtcttggggtgattttaatgattagagcgttaccgggtattaaagggtaacaggatgtgaattattggtgtttgagattattgggaatatcgggaattggagagcgttaattatgattagcgagataggtggaaaataccagatatgcccttgggagcctttagaaactttaaattgacctaggggtaaaatggtcatttcacccctaggatagatataagtcATTTTTGGCTAAGGAAGAGGTAGAAAAATAGAGCACGTTTAAGAGTTTTCCCGTACCATCttcccttcagttttctttgtgatttttgaatcaatcttgaggattcaagcttgggaagcaagccttgggagtttgggagtgtgtttctccattgaagagcttcataagctgagctttgggtaagtttctaaccatagaattccctggtttgctctgttttagctttgtttTGCAGTATTTATAGTGACTGCGACACGATAAAATaagtaatcatgaattacctttttcaaaacatggggaagtgtaatagccgtcagacaagtttTTGGAAAGCTGAAAAGAcgtgattggacatgattggttacttttttcgagaaggcatgagcagctctgacagatttggtggggtaagcgaagagtcagtttcctaagtttactttatgctggtcgcagtaaagtaaacttggggggcaaatgtttatccaaaaacgACTGCTTATGACGTGGCAGgtatttctcacacgtggatgacacgtggcagaattgaaataaGGCGGTGTTGTTCAgttatcgaccagctacacatttcttcatcaagactgactattaggtacgaccaagctggtcgtatgattcggtttattcccttaaaagattgtgatcttgtaataattatatttattatttcatctttattaccttgatacacggatattaaggagagttaagacCCAAtagcccatgtaaccccccttgagcctataaatatgcatgaaatagctcaaggaattgACTTTTGGAtatttgaatctttttcctgaatattgagagagagagcctatagtgcgattatccatcgtcttattgtaattctcccaaggtttgtgaaactcaagaaccctagatctttgatcacgacattgggattcaatattaataatagcactaagtggacgtaggtctgccattcattggggccgaaccactataaatcgttggtgttttcttctttaccattagattaaactcttaattgtagtctcatttcctgtcgtatatttgactccgtgtcgttggctaaatcgagggtcaacagacTTTTTTAGTCACTCATGTAATTCATATgccttattatttaagatatttttacgtTAACTTCAAGTCTATTTTataaactaattagttatcatatagtataaaaaATTACTCCTCTAATTCTAAGTTACCACAGATATCTTATtagaaaattatattatttattatactacatagttacttttaaaagctacatttttcgttgcttttaaaatcatttaagataTCACTTGATTACCTTTTGACATATGACTAAATTTTTGGGTATGTCACAAATTCAAAGCAACTAAAAAACTTAGTGAGTTACCAAAAAGAATCTTCTTATGTTCtttttaaaagttaccaaacaatatcCTAAAGAATCTATTTCAAAAAGTTACTtgaaatatttctaaaatatctttaaaGTTGTTTAGAAACCACATggtatcttttaaatgtaaaataataatacaaattttagtataataaattttgtttaagtttaaaatttagttacttttttgttaacaaaatataaaaaataaactaaaggTTGCATTTTATTATGGTTATCTTCTCCGACGATGGCGAAAAAATATATGCTTCCCATATATCAAAATGAACACCTTGAAGAGTAAGTCACAATGGTTGAGCCTAATCGACTAGCGGTGTAATCAGAAAATATTTTTGAAGTTAAGGAGAAGAGAGAGTAAGAAAGaaacacatataaaaaaaaaccgTGAAAAAagatagagagagggagagagatatAACAAAAGATAAAGTAGtaacaatatttttttcttttcttttaaaacgttatattatttaataaagaCGGTACATCAAAACAGTAAAAATGTAAATTAAATAAGCAACGACATTTTTGTAATTAAGTTAGAAAAAACGCTACCACATGTaaattttcatttctttttttttttctttctattgtaCGATCTTTCCGCCCAATAAACGCGGATTAATTTTAATCAATGTACTTGAtagacaaaaataataaataagtgaaaaataattatgAAAGTACCTAATAACTTATACCCAATTTATAAGGAATGCATTTTGTTCATAccattttgttttttaaaaatgttGTTTAAGTTAACAAAATATTTGTGTTATAAAATATCCTACAAAGTGTGAGGCTAAATCCCACAAAAGCTTAGCATTTGCCAACTCTGCATGGAAAAACTAAAGGAAGTTAGGAAGTCgattgttttgtttgttttttttaggTTTTTAAAAGTTATCTTTTAGACTGCCTTtaaaattattgttgtttaagtttttaaatatgatttattttttaggttatattataattacttattatttaagataaatTTTGGTTTCTTTCAAatctattttataaaattaataggTTATCAAAAAGTGCatttttatttcacatttaaaagTTACCATATAGCTTATTATCAAGATTACAATTTAGAATACTATATGGTAATTTTTAAATgtgaaacaaaaatatattttatgattatCAATGGAATTTATGTTTGAATTAAAGTTATCATGACACAAATATATATTTTGGCGACTCATTGAagttaatttttggttaccaatATACACTTTTGAATCATAGCATAACATTACCCACTCAAATCATATTATTTGGCGATGATAAGAAACATATACTTAAATGATCATCTCGAAGAGTATGTTGTGATTGTAGTATTCTTAAGCCCAAATGGGCAATGGTGGATAGGTTTTATTATCGAAGTGCTCGTTCCAATGGTACCACCCTAGCCTTGAAGTGGATAGAGATTGTCGAAAAACTTAGTCAAAATCTCATCAGCATTCAGTTTGACCGGCGCATGCGACATCCATTGATAGTGTCTGGTGATAAGCTTTAGACGACAAGGTCGTCAGTAGATGGGATTTCATAAGGGTTGGCGCGTGTGGCATTCAGAACTCTAGTGGTCGACGGTCAGCACTTGCGTAGTTAGAGAAGGAAATATGAAGAAAGATGCGATAGGCTAGATCTGTAAAAAGTGGGTAACATGAAAGAAAGGGGGTTGTTAAGTTTTTGGGAATTCATTATTTTTAAtatgcataattttttttataagtaaTGTATTAAAATTTTGTTGGACAATTTtgtcaataaaaaaaatttagatgtaaacataaccattaaaaaaaagtttgaaaACACCATAGACATGTAAAGATTCCTATAAAATGGCTATAGAGCTCAGTTTATCAGTCTTGTACGTTTAATAAtgggattttttttataaatatggcTTTTAAGCCATTACTATGCAAAATTATGGGAATAAAACTTTCCCTAATTTGAAtggaaatatttaattaaaaaaaacccaGTTCATGGGAAAAATAATCACATATGGTAactcaaaattaaacaaaaacacatCGGCAAAAGGATGGGTACTATAGCAAATAAAATTGCAAATACTCATTTGCTGAAACTTGAGTCGATCAAAAGCATCTCCAACATAAATGTTTCTTCAGCAACGACACCCATCTCCGGCAACACCTTCCATCTCCTGTAACAACTTCTAATCTCTGAAGAGATCCTCAAGATCCGAtcaagaacaacaatcaaaatcaattccaacaACAATCAGCAACCTCCAGCCAACTCCGATCGACAAACCTCCAGCAACAATCGGCAACCTCCAATCGATTCTGCTGCACTCTTCGACATCTCCGACGACGTGGTTTTCCAGCGTCCAAAGCATCCAAGAAACAAGGTTTGCAAATCTTTTTCTGTCGATTCCTATTTTACTGCAATTTACTTCAATTTCAAAACTATTAAATTCCTAAATCTTCTACTTATTCTGGAACTATTAATTTTAGAATTATTTCAGAACTATTTtattgattataatgataatgatgAAGTTCTTGATGTCCATTCTCAAAACACAAACCAATTTATGaacttaaaatttgaaaaaaaaattatttaaacctaCTAATATGTGTACATTCATGGACTAGAAATAGACAAAAATCAAGAACTGTGAAATTTTTAGAATTTGTAATTTGTcttgtaaaaaaaatcatttgataTTGGTAAAGTTTATCTGCTAAAATATTCTGTAAGAacagggtaaccagttaccttgtaAAACAGTCAATATATTCAATAAAGCGTTTCAGTGGGGTATGTGATTACAGATTAAGATAACCAGTTACCTTCCCTAGTTACAACCAACTAATTCCTTAAAATATTGCCAAATTTTGCAAGTATGAACATTACtacttctttggttcaatttggGGGCAAGTGGAATGAAAATAATGAGTACCAAGGGTACACAATGACTGAGATATTAATTCTACCAAATTTTTCTCATGACaacttggtgaatttgataaaaaaGGAGATAAAGAAAACAAGGGAAACTATTAAAATTCCTTATCAAGTAGCCAAAGAAACACCTCCAATTAAGTTGGAAATAGACAACTCAGTGTTGTTCTAcatggaaataaagaaaaaagctATTGCAATCATAACAGACTTACCATTGTGTGTCACTATAGTTCAAGAATCATGCAATGAAAATAACCTCCTTCTACTAGCAAATCAGATAGCTACATTAGATGAAATAGAGGTTGGGACATTATTAATGCAAGCCAACCAAGATTCCATCAATGAACAAATGCTACTTGAATAAGGAATGTCAAGCACAACAAATGAGGGCAGCAACGTGCCATACATACCTCGTCTTGTTGAAGAAGTAGCAGATTTCATAATTGAAGAccatacaaaaagaaaaaagaagttggagAAAATCCAAACAGTAATATCTTATCACAGAGTCAACACAATAGATCAAGGGCAAATTTACAAGGACAAGAACACAATCAAATCAGCTCTTAGTTACTATGCCATGATGCATAACTTCCAGTTCAAAACTGATAGATCAGAACCGAGAGAGTACCTAGTTTCTTGCACAGATGACACATGTAGTTGGTTTGTGAGAGCATCTAAGTACAGAGACCAAGATTTATTCAAGGTACGAAAATGCATTTCAAATCACATTTGCTCTGTTGAAATTGTTATGGAGGACCATAGGCAAGCAAAAAACATCGTAATTGGTGAATTAATAAAGAACAAGTACAAGTCAATCAAAAGAAATTACACTCCAAATGACACCATGAATAACATAAATGATGACTTTGGAGTAACCATGGGAAACACAAAAGCATGGAGATCAAGAAAGAAAGCTTTGCGCCTAGTAAGAGGGAACCCCGATGATTTATATCAAAAGTTGCAAATGTATCTTCACATGTTGAAGCAAGCAAATCCAGGAACAATAACACACCTACTCACAGACAAGGAAGATAGATTAAAATACCTATACATAGttttctctaactcaatcaagggCTGGAGATACTTGAGGTCTATAATTGCTGTTGATGGAACTTTCTTGAAAAATGCACATGGCGGTTCCCTATTTTCAGCATCAACGTTAGATTCAAACAACAACATTTTTGTCTTGGCTTTTGGAATAGCAAACTCTGAAAATGATAACTCATGGCTTTGGTTCTTCTCCAAACTGAGAGACACCTATGGAGAACATAAAGGCATGATAGCTTCAAATTATATATTCTTTTTTACATAGAAAAAAGAACTAGTTACCCAAATTAGATACACACATACATGCTATTTCTTTTAGTATTTGAttaaagtaactggttaccttcaccaGAAATAACAAAAATGAATAAtacatgatttttttaattttatagtatTTAAATTCCACATGATTGGCTATTGTTTCCAACAGACACAAGAGCATAGACAATGCAGTACATATGGTGTACCCAAATGTTTTTCATGGAGCTTGCATGTTTCACTTGCTCAATAATTTGAAAAGCTAGTATGGAAGCCATGGAGAAGAGCTACAAATGAATTTCATTGCAACAGCAAAAGCATACACACAAACAAAATGTGAATGCTACATGAAAGGCCTTGATAGACGCATTAGACCCTATTTAGGGAAAGCCAAGTATGAAACTTGGGCAAGATCATACTCGCCAACAAAAAGATACACCATGATGACATCCAACATCACAGAATTACTCAACGCTACACTAAAAGTTGCAAGAAATCTCCCCATTGATATCTTGGTTGAATGCCTTAGAAGTTTGGTTCAATGGAACAACTCAAATAATGCAAACGGAACATTCACAAAAGTCTCTACACCAATAGAAAATGAGTTAAGGCATGACATTGTTTCAAAAATGAAGTATAAGGTATACAATTAAACTTATTCTTACTATTCTTTAATCTATCAATggatggtaaccagttaccttacgTAACAAAACA
It encodes the following:
- the LOC133814042 gene encoding uncharacterized protein LOC133814042; translated protein: MSSTTNEGSNVPYIPRLVEEVADFIIEDHTKRKKKLEKIQTVISYHRVNTIDQGQIYKDKNTIKSALSYYAMMHNFQFKTDRSEPREYLVSCTDDTCSWFVRASKYRDQDLFKVRKCISNHICSVEIVMEDHRQAKNIVIGELIKNKYKSIKRNYTPNDTMNNINDDFGVTMGNTKAWRSRKKALRLVRGNPDDLYQKLQMYLHMLKQANPGTITHLLTDKEDRLKYLYIVFSNSIKGWRYLRSIIAVDGTFLKNAHGGSLFSASTLDSNNNIFVLAFGIANSENDNSWLWFFSKLRDTYGEHKGMIASNYIFFFT